The genomic interval GTACATATCAGCCAATTTCCAAAACTTTTGGCCAAAGTTCGACAAATGATTGAACTTCAAGTCGCCGTCGTCGGTACCTACGCACAAATTTTTGTCGTGATCAATTTATTGTAAGAGATTCGCAAATGTGGACAACAGAACATGTCAAAATGTAGTGAATCACACTTACATGAAGCGAGAGACGACAGAGATCCTTCTGAATTACCCTTGCCTTCGTACGCGTAATGTCTCACATCGTCGAACGCATTCGTCTCAGGATCCTTATCGcaactttcttttttaccatcTAAGAACCCACAAATATCTGGTACTTCATCTGCCGTATCTGGAGCTACAAATAATACACGAATGATTACATAcatatcaaatttcaaacagATCGTACCATTAGCTAGAGGAACTTGGCAATTAGGAATATTACCTCTTCCTTCCAGTCCAACAGGCGCCATTTTCGAGTCTATGGGTGGCGCGTCGTACATGGCTCTAAGGACATTCAAGTCATATCCTGTATCAACCTCGCCACCACCTTCATCTTCGTAGTTAATGATATTTTCTCTAATGTCGTCCATATCTTTATACAAGTCGTCTGTTTTTCTTCTGTGTACCACCACGGCCAGCAACAAGATCAGTAATATCGCTACACAAACTAGAATAGCCACCAAAAAGTTTGTGTCTATTCCAAACGATACCGCTTTAGCCATACCATGATCACAACTGGGATCTGCATTGTGGGATAAGGCTGGCATTCCCAAGTTGTAAGTCTGTAAttaaaatatgagaaataaaGATCAGAATTTTTGCCGTTAAACATATTATCCCACGTCGATGTAAAACTTAAGGAAAACTCACATTTCCATTGATAGTCATGTTACGTATACATCCGGCGAATCCCTTGTCAGTCGGCTTATGATCCCAATGTAAAGCATTAGCTAGATGGGGAAGATTTGTGAGTGCGCCGCCAATTTGTAAGGGACTATTAACGTTGAGAAATTCATTGGGTCCTTGCGGAGCCGTCAAGCTCATACATGCGGACATCTGGCAGTTGTCAACTTTCATTTCTATCGCAGTCTTTGTCCATAAAACATCGATTCTGTGGCTCTTTCCatctgtcaattttatttgcttCTGATCCAATCTTATTGTACCAGTACCATAGTCAACAAACAATACTGCATATCCGTCTTGCAATTCTAACGCCATAAAATCTTGGATTCCCAAATTAGGATTGTAGCTCATTGGTCCGAAGTAAAAGACTAGCCCATTCTCAACCTGGGGTATTATTTCCAATCCTAAATGTGAGTCATCGCAAGCTTGACCTGGAGGTGGCATGATAGCCCATCCATCACCGTGAAAACCGATTCCCAATAGTTCGCATCTCGGACCCTCAAGACCTGGTGGACACTCACACCTTTCCGCCAACGGTGTTCCACCGTTCAAACAAACGATGGGTTCGGCAACGTGACAAGTACATTGAGGATCGACTACTGCTCTGACTCCAACGAAAGACGTAGTATTTGTATAAACAGCGTAGGGAACGGAACTCGCGTTCAGATAGCTTCTGCACGAGTTATTGCAGTGAACTCTTTCGAACAAACATTCGTCAATATTGACCAGTAAAATATCAGCGTCTAATTCCTGTTTTATTTCGTCAATATGCTGAGAAGTAAtcgtgttcaatttttctggtGCATAATAGGGACTGCCATGCGCTGAAAATCTGACATCCAACAGACTCATGTTGTTGTGATGTGGCGAATGTAAGACCGTGAATACGTCGACGTTTTCTACAGCGGTGTTCAACATTGCTGCCAATTGAACCTggaacatttcttttttgctaACACCCGAATCCCCGGGTGCAACGAACTCCTCTGCACTAATGCCAGAAAATCGAACGGACCCCGATTTCATAACGGCTTCTTCGGGTATTTCTTTGACGGTCACATTTACGTAGGCGTTGACTTGATGCCGAGGAACCAAGGCGCTCTGCTCAGTCACGACAAACTTCAGGACAAAAGTATCGTTTGGCGTACCTTCCAGCATCGTGATCATTCCAGTGCTCGGGTTGAGGCGAAAACTTTCTTCAGTTGAAGCCCATGCAAAATGTTTATCAGGCAAATCCCAATCGTCTGGATCGTTGACGTAGACTCTTCCGATTTCCGTATCCGGCGCGTTCCCTTTGTAATTGTATACGAATATAGAACTTGAACCTTCTTCCATTGCGTTATCGTTGCGATCTCCAATAATGACAGTCAGTATGGATATATCCGTCATTGGCGGAACGCCTCTGTCAGTGATAGCTATCGGTATTTGataagatttttttgtttccctatCGAAAGTTACTTGAGCGTAAAGATCAGATCCGTCTATGGAGAATTTGGATTTGATTTCCTCATCCGCGTTCGCGCTGATTTTGAAAGTAAACGGTGGTCCATTCTCATCCGAATCCCAATCTTTTGCCGTCAACTTTGTTATTTTACCCGGCGGTTGGTTTTCGTACCAAACAACGGGATACGGCATGTCCAAGAATGGCGCGTTGTCATTTATGTCTATCAAAGTAATATTTACCAAAACCGTTTTTCGCAGACCTGTAGGTCCGCCGTCTTCGTCTCTCGCCATGACAATTACCAACCAAATTGGATACCCTTCAGGTGGATCTCGATCAAGCGGCTTTTTCAGAGTCAAGCAACCCGTTTTATCGATCCCTAGTAGAGGTTTTTGTTCCTCTTTAACTATAAAATAAGCGATATGCTGATCCTCGTTTCTGTCCTTGATATCGGGATCATATGCGGAAACTGTCGTTATGCATCCTTTAACTAAACTCTCCTCTTCGATTGTAGGATTCCTgttaaattcattgaaaaccGGCGGATTATCGTTGACATTgtcaatgaaaattatgacCTGGGCCGTGTCATTGTATAGACCGTCAAAAGCGCGAACGGTCAAATTATATTCCGTGATAGTTTCGTAGTCGAGTTCAGACTTGACTCTGATTTTTCCCGTACTAGGTTCAATGTCAAAACTGTCTCTGGTATTTCCACCTATTATACTGTAAGTAACAGGACTAGCGGTATCAGAATCCACAGCTTTTACTTCAGTCACAAGTGCGTTGATATTCGCATCTTCCGCAACAGAATTCGCCGTGTAAACCTGTTGGGTAAAGTGCGGAGcgttgtcatttttgtcagcGACTCCGATTCGGAACACCTGTTGACCTTTATTGTGTTCGCCGGTTTTAAACAACGCGCTCGGGGAATTGTCTACCGCGATGACCTTCACGTTGTAGGTGTCTTCGACCTCTCTGTCGAAAGTTCTCAGAGTTGTTATATTTCCTGTATGTTTATCAATAGCGAAATGCGTCCTCCAACTATCCAGTTCGTAGGTGACCTGAAACATTTGTCGTAAATTTTAGTGATTTATTTCGATAATTGGTAACAAATTCTTTCATCTACAAAGtccgaaattattcgattaccTGATTGTGAGCGGAGGTACCGTCAGCGTCGATGGCTCGGACTTGCATGACTGGAACTCCAGGGGGTTCGTTTTCCAAGACGCTGCCTTTCTCTATCTCACGAAATACCGGAATGTTGTCGTTGACATCGAGAACTTCGATATTGATTACAGTCTCAGCAGCCAATTGATATTTATTCAGTACACGAACAATGAGAGTATATTCTGTATTACTCTCATAGTCGAGATGTTTAGCCAGTTTAATATCAGCGATATCCTTGCTTGATTCCAATCTGTAGGGTCATCCGGACAATTGACGTTGATACGTTAATTGATcgaatctttttcaattacatttaATAACGATTTATGAAAGCTACATTTACCTGAATGTATTTCCCTTGTTAGTTTGTTCGGTTCTGCCGGTGACTAATTCAAAGACTACACCTGGATTTCCATCGATATTTGAGACAGCTTGTAATCTGACAAGACTCGCGTCGAAATCGCTGTAGTTTTCTTTTAATCGAAGCGGTTCCAGAGATCTGTCTAAAAAGGCAGGTGCTTTCTTGTGAGATTCTACCACCTTTATGTCCAAGTCTATTGTACTAGGCCTTGGAAATTCACCCTGATCTTTAGCCGTTGCAGTAAGGCTAAATTTGTAATCGGGTTCtctctgaaaaagaaaatccaaaaatccaaaggtTCTAGATTACGAAAGTAAATGTCAATTATCTTCCAATATTTGAGCACGGATAATCATGAACTCACATCTATTGTTTTATTGAGAAATATAACACCGGTTCTCCTGTCGATTCTGAAATAAACGTCATCTTCTGGTATTTTAGAAGACAAATTATATTGAACGACAGAATTGTTTCCATCGTCTATGTCTGTGGCAGAAACTCTCATCACTTCTCTTCCAAGGGGTAGATCTTGTGGTACGGACTCCGTGTAtgcctagaaaaaaaataataaaaccgtTCTAAAAAAAGTTCCaccatacctatataccgatGCGGCAAAACTTCATGCTATTCtgaatgaatatataataataataagtcgTGCTTTTGGTGACTGCAGGTTTCTGCGAaacaagtatatgtataacacatGCAATTATATTCAGAAATAATacggtaataatcgcggtatAGTCCTGCATGAAAGAAATAAGTAATAACGTGATAACGTTAACGTGTCGAATAGATTAGGGTTGCTAAACTGCTTTCGCCTCTACTTCAACGAGGTATACGAGTAAAGTTTGATTTGATATGATTTTTAGAATATTATAGGGCGCACAATCATATAATGATCGGGTAATTTCCAAgagtttgaaataataatcacgtAATACCGAAACACCATCACACATCGATCATTccacataaaattttcacacattTCAAATTCGTAACCAACCTTCCATACGAGTCCGCGAAAGACctagatttgaagaaaaattcaagcgaCATTCGTtaattgattataattataactcgGGCAGCGGTACATCAGTCGGCgctttatgaaaataaaactagatTCCATCGACTTACGTTTGCGTTTGGAAAACGAATCGATCCCTGACAATATCTTTTATCCCCTCATACATACGTCCGTATGTATATGATCATAAATAACGTATACCAGATCGCTGATACAGATCCGTCAATTTTCCATATTTAATAGAATGATCGAACTGATTACTCACCACTTTATCAAACACAGGTGAATTGTCATTGACATCTGTAATTGTGACTTTAAACGTGCAGACGTCATCGAGCTGGGGTCTGCCGTTGTCGGTAGCCAATATGGTAAGGTaagcttctttttctcgcgcCGGTTCATCTCTATCCAATATCTGAGTAGTTATTATCTCACCGGTGATGTTATTGATatcgaattttaatttttcaccagGTGCCGTTAAGAAACTGTAGGTAATCGTACCTGCGGGAACGTCGAACaatgaaaatccaaagaaCGATGAGTGCGTCGAAGCAAACTGACATAAACGCGGGATAATAATAtaggaaaaaaactagaacaataatttattccattttctttctctgttttttttttttaatatacctCCGGAATCGAGGGGATCCCTGTCCTCTGCATGAACCTGTATAACCTTTGTCCCGGCGGGTTCTTCCTCTTTGACGACAGGTGCGTAATTCGAACAATTCGAAAATACCGGCTTGTGATTATGGTTGTCGTACTGTCTCTGCAACAAAGAGCAtcatcgatgaataaaaacaatttGTTTCCATCGTATAATCGtgtttgttcgttttgttgcaaaaggaaaaagaactaTAATCGTGTGACGGGTGGTATGAACCTCACGATTGAGGGATAAAAGGTGAATAAAATTCCATACATCCGTTTTTCCtgtacacatttttttccccccacttTTCTCACTCCGTATCGCGTACACTCGCTAAAACGCGCTCACTTACACGTTTACAGATAATTTACGTCAAAGCAATTATTGCAAAATGTTGCAGAATTTTAGCCAGCCgttcgaaattgaattttcacattCCAATTCGCGATACGTGTCGCATTACTcctatacgtacacccgtGTAAGTTGAAGCACATTCTCGCACATAATACACCGTGTACGTGTAGTAAAGTATACGTGACACAGAGGAAAGAACGAATTGAAGCgagtggaagagaaaaagaaatgaactaAAAACGATACGGTAAGTGTTCGCCGTGCACCGTACGTTTGACGTGCAATATGCAAGCAGTGGCAAATATTTTATCGGTCGTAGCGCACGTGGTGAATCATCCGTGCGAAGTAACGGACTTAAAATCTCCGTCGACAAATTGGCTGAAACTGTTTAGAATTATTTTAGCGAGCGCACCTAGTGGGACCGAACGGGACAGGGCTACGTAGACTGCTACGGTGGAATAATTCATGAGAAGagcgaattattatttaaagaCTATTTAGGAATTGAATCGCTGCACAGTCGCGGCGCAATTATTGAATCATGGTTACGCGGTTAAGTGCTGcggaaacaataaaaaatagcCAGTTTACGTGAATTAGGTCCCGGATGCGAATATGAATCATTTATTAATACGTTCCGGATCGTTCCGGATATTTGCGTGAGTCCGAACtatatgaatatgaataaaattaaaacgatcATATCTGTTTGTCGCGCGGTAAAAACCCACGCGTTTCCACGCCGGGGGTGGgtcggaattattattttatgacAATGATAAAACTAATGTC from Athalia rosae chromosome 1, iyAthRosa1.1, whole genome shotgun sequence carries:
- the LOC105684107 gene encoding DE-cadherin isoform X1, producing MCVETMTGCVRLNSERVKMQRHEDEEEEEEQWRQQRQRRHREPLQHGARYTRIASSSATMSVVRARPLVLVLLVFLCGTLGNALKLRHSRHLDPRAPYLSEEELMRQYDNHNHKPVFSNCSNYAPVVKEEEPAGTKVIQVHAEDRDPLDSGGTITYSFLTAPGEKLKFDINNITGEIITTQILDRDEPAREKEAYLTILATDNGRPQLDDVCTFKVTITDVNDNSPVFDKVAYTESVPQDLPLGREVMRVSATDIDDGNNSVVQYNLSSKIPEDDVYFRIDRRTGVIFLNKTIDREPDYKFSLTATAKDQGEFPRPSTIDLDIKVVESHKKAPAFLDRSLEPLRLKENYSDFDASLVRLQAVSNIDGNPGVVFELVTGRTEQTNKGNTFRLESSKDIADIKLAKHLDYESNTEYTLIVRVLNKYQLAAETVINIEVLDVNDNIPVFREIEKGSVLENEPPGVPVMQVRAIDADGTSAHNQVTYELDSWRTHFAIDKHTGNITTLRTFDREVEDTYNVKVIAVDNSPSALFKTGEHNKGQQVFRIGVADKNDNAPHFTQQVYTANSVAEDANINALVTEVKAVDSDTASPVTYSIIGGNTRDSFDIEPSTGKIRVKSELDYETITEYNLTVRAFDGLYNDTAQVIIFIDNVNDNPPVFNEFNRNPTIEEESLVKGCITTVSAYDPDIKDRNEDQHIAYFIVKEEQKPLLGIDKTGCLTLKKPLDRDPPEGYPIWLVIVMARDEDGGPTGLRKTVLVNITLIDINDNAPFLDMPYPVVWYENQPPGKITKLTAKDWDSDENGPPFTFKISANADEEIKSKFSIDGSDLYAQVTFDRETKKSYQIPIAITDRGVPPMTDISILTVIIGDRNDNAMEEGSSSIFVYNYKGNAPDTEIGRVYVNDPDDWDLPDKHFAWASTEESFRLNPSTGMITMLEGTPNDTFVLKFVVTEQSALVPRHQVNAYVNVTVKEIPEEAVMKSGSVRFSGISAEEFVAPGDSGVSKKEMFQVQLAAMLNTAVENVDVFTVLHSPHHNNMSLLDVRFSAHGSPYYAPEKLNTITSQHIDEIKQELDADILLVNIDECLFERVHCNNSCRSYLNASSVPYAVYTNTTSFVGVRAVVDPQCTCHVAEPIVCLNGGTPLAERCECPPGLEGPRCELLGIGFHGDGWAIMPPPGQACDDSHLGLEIIPQVENGLVFYFGPMSYNPNLGIQDFMALELQDGYAVLFVDYGTGTIRLDQKQIKLTDGKSHRIDVLWTKTAIEMKVDNCQMSACMSLTAPQGPNEFLNVNSPLQIGGALTNLPHLANALHWDHKPTDKGFAGCIRNMTINGNTYNLGMPALSHNADPSCDHGMAKAVSFGIDTNFLVAILVCVAILLILLLAVVVHRRKTDDLYKDMDDIRENIINYEDEGGGEVDTGYDLNVLRAMYDAPPIDSKMAPVGLEGRAPDTADEVPDICGFLDGKKESCDKDPETNAFDDVRHYAYEGKGNSEGSLSSLASCTDDGDLKFNHLSNFGQKFWKLADMYGEEPSDEDSDGVGERESESWC
- the LOC105684107 gene encoding DE-cadherin isoform X2; this translates as MSRDSTGNALKLRHSRHLDPRAPYLSEEELMRQYDNHNHKPVFSNCSNYAPVVKEEEPAGTKVIQVHAEDRDPLDSGGTITYSFLTAPGEKLKFDINNITGEIITTQILDRDEPAREKEAYLTILATDNGRPQLDDVCTFKVTITDVNDNSPVFDKVAYTESVPQDLPLGREVMRVSATDIDDGNNSVVQYNLSSKIPEDDVYFRIDRRTGVIFLNKTIDREPDYKFSLTATAKDQGEFPRPSTIDLDIKVVESHKKAPAFLDRSLEPLRLKENYSDFDASLVRLQAVSNIDGNPGVVFELVTGRTEQTNKGNTFRLESSKDIADIKLAKHLDYESNTEYTLIVRVLNKYQLAAETVINIEVLDVNDNIPVFREIEKGSVLENEPPGVPVMQVRAIDADGTSAHNQVTYELDSWRTHFAIDKHTGNITTLRTFDREVEDTYNVKVIAVDNSPSALFKTGEHNKGQQVFRIGVADKNDNAPHFTQQVYTANSVAEDANINALVTEVKAVDSDTASPVTYSIIGGNTRDSFDIEPSTGKIRVKSELDYETITEYNLTVRAFDGLYNDTAQVIIFIDNVNDNPPVFNEFNRNPTIEEESLVKGCITTVSAYDPDIKDRNEDQHIAYFIVKEEQKPLLGIDKTGCLTLKKPLDRDPPEGYPIWLVIVMARDEDGGPTGLRKTVLVNITLIDINDNAPFLDMPYPVVWYENQPPGKITKLTAKDWDSDENGPPFTFKISANADEEIKSKFSIDGSDLYAQVTFDRETKKSYQIPIAITDRGVPPMTDISILTVIIGDRNDNAMEEGSSSIFVYNYKGNAPDTEIGRVYVNDPDDWDLPDKHFAWASTEESFRLNPSTGMITMLEGTPNDTFVLKFVVTEQSALVPRHQVNAYVNVTVKEIPEEAVMKSGSVRFSGISAEEFVAPGDSGVSKKEMFQVQLAAMLNTAVENVDVFTVLHSPHHNNMSLLDVRFSAHGSPYYAPEKLNTITSQHIDEIKQELDADILLVNIDECLFERVHCNNSCRSYLNASSVPYAVYTNTTSFVGVRAVVDPQCTCHVAEPIVCLNGGTPLAERCECPPGLEGPRCELLGIGFHGDGWAIMPPPGQACDDSHLGLEIIPQVENGLVFYFGPMSYNPNLGIQDFMALELQDGYAVLFVDYGTGTIRLDQKQIKLTDGKSHRIDVLWTKTAIEMKVDNCQMSACMSLTAPQGPNEFLNVNSPLQIGGALTNLPHLANALHWDHKPTDKGFAGCIRNMTINGNTYNLGMPALSHNADPSCDHGMAKAVSFGIDTNFLVAILVCVAILLILLLAVVVHRRKTDDLYKDMDDIRENIINYEDEGGGEVDTGYDLNVLRAMYDAPPIDSKMAPVGLEGRAPDTADEVPDICGFLDGKKESCDKDPETNAFDDVRHYAYEGKGNSEGSLSSLASCTDDGDLKFNHLSNFGQKFWKLADMYGEEPSDEDSDGVGERESESWC